A genomic window from Gossypium hirsutum isolate 1008001.06 chromosome D10, Gossypium_hirsutum_v2.1, whole genome shotgun sequence includes:
- the LOC107914403 gene encoding protein TIC236, chloroplastic, translating into MSICLYYLFLIIQVRHLFFCAAKSANVEKEMKQVNIKPSLDVRLSDLKLVLGPELRIVYPLILNFTVSGELELNGQAHPKWIKPKGILTFENGDVNLVATQASIVRQLKDPEMAMQWTLIYQLTSWLRVLLQSAPSKRLLFEYSATSQD; encoded by the exons ATGTCAATTTGTCTGTATTATTTGTTTCTGATCATCCAAGTTAGACATTTATTTTTTTGTGCAGCTAAATCAGCTAATGTAGAGAAGGAGATGAAACAAGTAAACATTAAACCAAGTCTTGATGTCCGCCTTAGTGATTTGAAGCTTGTTTTAGGACCAGAACTGAGGATAGTTTATCCTTTGATTCTAAACTTTACTGTTAGTGGGGAACTCGAGTTGAATGGCCAAGCTCATCCCAAATGGATTAAACCTAAGGGCATTTTAACATTTGAGAATGGTGATGTGAATCTTGTTGCAACTCAA GCCTCCATAGTTAGGCAGCTGAAAGACCCAGAGATGGCTATGCAATGGACCTTGATTTACCAGCTTACAAGTTGGCTACGTGTGCTCCTACAATCTGCTCCTTCCAAACGCCTTCTTTTCGAGTATTCTGCTACCTCGCAAGACTAA